From Algoriphagus sp. NG3, the proteins below share one genomic window:
- a CDS encoding SLBB domain-containing protein: MKYLLLVFFLLLAFAAQSQSLSDIQNLKVDDLSDAQIEQLIKRAESSGLTTSQLTALARERGMPAIEAAKLSKRISELQMTVNSSKQTQEGGRGRAVAGFEEVDMFDSIRRSDPYYDLTVRQKKIFGYKLFHNRELNFNPSLNIPTPQSYVIGAGDQLLLDVYGASQQSYDLNVTPEGRVFIPNVGPVQVGGSTIGAATSRIQAALGRIYSGLNGSNPNTFIQLRLGNIRSIKVSMVGELTKPGTYTLPSFATVFNGLYAAGGPNENGAFRKIQVYRDSRLVATVDIYEFLSKGDQSSNITLQDNDVVIVPPVETRVEIIGPVRREGLFEVKPNEALEDLYVYTGGFTSVAYRDRVTIRRIENNQRKVVDVPSSEFSSFTLQDGDEILIGEALERFSNRVQVEGAINRPGEYSLEDQGLTVKTLLDKAQGLKPEAFSTRATLYRTSADLTLAAEPLDLKGILDGTRQDVPLKNEDLLFVPSRYDVKEEYFVKISGEISYPGTYPFASEMTVGDLIIRSGGLLESATNSSIEIARRVRDASSGKIAEIKTLAIDPNLELTDEERNQPLQPFDHVFIRRSPGFEREQIVTIQGEVTYPGEFAIASANERISDVIRRAGGVTQFAYPKGASLIRRTIYFQDLTDEEKRIKELKEIRDNLDADFNRKNNEAEGALFDRIDKKLTDHDIELQIKKQEAAAQQLSDSSLALDSIRLDSAMNAVRMKKQDYVGIDLVKIMESPGGEDDLILMEGDILRIPKELQTVRMVGEVLLPTTTRYYNNRGLKSYISKAGGFTENARKSKTYVVYANGDAKSTRNLLGLKFYPRLEPGAEIVVPVKPDRERLSAAGWIGLASSLATLGILIERLLP; this comes from the coding sequence ATGAAATACCTTTTACTGGTGTTTTTTTTATTGCTAGCCTTTGCAGCACAAAGTCAGAGCCTCTCCGACATACAAAACCTAAAAGTCGATGATTTATCTGATGCCCAGATAGAGCAGCTGATCAAGCGAGCAGAGTCGAGTGGTTTGACTACCAGTCAGTTGACCGCATTGGCACGGGAAAGAGGAATGCCAGCGATAGAAGCAGCAAAATTGAGCAAGAGAATCTCTGAATTGCAAATGACAGTAAATTCATCCAAGCAGACTCAAGAAGGAGGACGGGGAAGAGCAGTAGCTGGGTTTGAGGAGGTCGATATGTTTGATTCTATTCGCAGGTCTGATCCCTATTATGATCTGACTGTGAGGCAGAAAAAGATTTTTGGTTATAAGCTGTTTCACAACCGAGAGCTTAATTTTAATCCTAGTCTAAATATCCCTACCCCACAGTCGTACGTGATTGGGGCCGGAGATCAATTGTTGTTGGATGTATATGGTGCTTCTCAGCAGTCGTATGATCTTAATGTCACACCTGAAGGAAGGGTTTTCATTCCTAATGTAGGACCAGTCCAGGTTGGAGGTTCGACTATTGGAGCTGCTACTTCAAGGATCCAAGCAGCGCTAGGTAGGATATACTCAGGATTAAATGGTTCCAACCCCAATACTTTTATTCAGTTAAGACTCGGGAATATCCGATCAATCAAAGTTTCGATGGTAGGAGAGCTTACCAAACCTGGAACGTACACATTGCCCTCATTTGCTACAGTCTTTAACGGCTTATATGCAGCAGGCGGACCCAACGAGAATGGTGCTTTCAGAAAAATCCAGGTATATAGGGACAGTAGATTGGTAGCTACAGTAGATATATATGAATTTCTATCCAAAGGAGATCAAAGTTCGAATATAACACTTCAGGACAACGATGTAGTTATAGTTCCTCCTGTTGAAACCCGTGTTGAAATCATCGGGCCAGTTCGTAGAGAGGGGCTTTTTGAGGTAAAGCCGAATGAAGCTCTGGAGGATCTATATGTATATACCGGAGGTTTTACCAGTGTGGCATACAGAGATAGAGTAACCATCCGCAGAATTGAAAACAACCAACGTAAGGTGGTTGATGTTCCGTCTAGTGAGTTTTCCTCGTTCACCCTGCAGGATGGAGATGAAATACTCATAGGTGAGGCTCTAGAGAGGTTTTCAAACAGAGTGCAGGTGGAAGGAGCTATAAACCGTCCTGGAGAATATTCTTTAGAGGACCAAGGATTAACTGTGAAGACACTTCTAGACAAAGCTCAAGGGCTAAAGCCAGAAGCATTTTCCACGCGAGCTACTTTATACAGAACCAGTGCTGATTTGACATTGGCAGCTGAGCCACTTGATCTGAAAGGTATTTTGGACGGGACTCGGCAGGATGTTCCGTTAAAAAATGAAGACCTTTTATTTGTACCCAGCAGGTATGATGTGAAGGAGGAGTATTTTGTGAAAATTTCCGGAGAAATCAGCTATCCAGGTACTTATCCCTTTGCTTCAGAAATGACTGTCGGAGATTTGATTATTCGTTCGGGAGGTTTATTGGAGTCAGCCACTAATTCTTCCATTGAGATAGCCCGGCGGGTAAGGGATGCAAGCTCAGGTAAAATTGCAGAGATTAAGACTTTGGCAATCGATCCAAATTTGGAGCTGACGGATGAGGAAAGAAACCAGCCACTACAGCCTTTTGACCATGTTTTTATCAGAAGAAGTCCTGGTTTTGAAAGGGAGCAAATCGTAACTATTCAAGGGGAAGTTACCTATCCGGGAGAATTTGCTATAGCCTCAGCCAATGAGCGAATCTCTGATGTAATTAGAAGAGCGGGAGGAGTAACACAGTTTGCATATCCTAAGGGGGCTAGTTTGATTCGGCGTACAATATATTTCCAGGATTTAACTGATGAAGAAAAGCGCATCAAAGAATTGAAAGAGATCAGAGATAATCTGGATGCGGATTTTAATAGAAAGAACAATGAGGCGGAGGGAGCTCTTTTTGATAGAATTGATAAGAAACTAACTGACCACGATATCGAGTTGCAAATTAAAAAGCAGGAAGCTGCCGCACAGCAATTGTCAGATAGCTCTCTTGCCCTTGATTCGATTAGATTAGATTCCGCTATGAATGCAGTTCGCATGAAAAAGCAAGATTATGTAGGGATTGATTTAGTGAAAATAATGGAGAGCCCTGGAGGAGAAGATGATCTAATCTTGATGGAGGGAGATATCTTAAGAATACCAAAAGAACTTCAGACAGTACGGATGGTAGGAGAGGTCTTGTTGCCGACCACTACCAGGTATTATAACAATCGCGGTCTAAAAAGTTATATTTCGAAGGCAGGTGGATTTACTGAAAATGCCCGAAAATCCAAAACCTATGTGGTTTACGCTAATGGAGATGCAAAGAGCACCCGTAACTTGCTAGGTCTTAAATTTTATCCTAGACTGGAGCCGGGAGCAGAAATAGTTGTACCGGTAAAGCCTGATCGTGAAAGACTAAGTGCTGCTGGATGGATAGGCTTAGCTTCGAGTCTGGCAACCTTAGGGATTTTGATTGAAAGATTGCTACCGTAG
- a CDS encoding ArsR family transcriptional regulator — translation MLESLITSKTRLRLLVKFFVNSQTQSHLRGLADEFGESTNAIRKELNNLTQAGFLVKKSDKNKIAYKANVKHPFFSNIQEIIRKYLGLDKLLEQILGRMGEVSQVILVGDLSKGIDSGKIDVVVTGDDLNEDYILNLSNKIEEMIDRKVVLTLLAERMISTGLVLFDKEVGA, via the coding sequence ATGCTTGAATCCTTAATTACCTCAAAGACAAGGTTGAGGTTACTTGTGAAGTTCTTCGTCAATTCCCAAACGCAAAGCCACTTGAGAGGATTGGCTGATGAGTTTGGTGAATCTACCAATGCCATTCGAAAGGAGTTGAACAATTTGACACAAGCAGGATTCTTGGTAAAAAAATCAGATAAAAACAAAATCGCTTATAAGGCCAACGTAAAACATCCATTTTTTTCCAATATCCAGGAAATCATACGTAAGTATCTGGGACTAGACAAGTTACTGGAGCAGATACTGGGGCGAATGGGCGAAGTAAGCCAAGTAATTCTTGTGGGCGACCTTTCCAAGGGTATCGATTCAGGCAAAATCGACGTAGTGGTTACCGGAGATGATCTCAATGAAGACTATATTTTAAATCTATCTAATAAGATAGAGGAGATGATAGATCGAAAAGTGGTATTGACCTTGCTAGCTGAGAGGATGATATCCACAGGATTGGTTTTGTTTGATAAGGAAGTAGGAGCTTAA
- a CDS encoding penicillin acylase family protein → MKLVGFLITLALTIVLVIAVSRPFGAIPPLAPLLDPYHGFWQNCYSEDEMVEDELGLHHLNSEVKVVYDENLIPHVFAGNQEDLYRAQGYITAKHRLWQMEFQTMAAAGRISEIVGPIALDLDRMTRRKGLAFGAEKGMEFIKTDDPESYKLLEAYADGVNQYIDQLSEARLPVEYKILGYRPEHWSAYKSILLLKYMTDMLVGDRDLEYSNLRKILGDVMLHKLYPEYPEGVDPIIEPGHKWGFKAMTVNRPDSISYPDDLLLIDPLPQPEEGTGSNNWAVSGSKTKNGHPILANDPHLSLNLPSLWYSMQLTTPDHSVKGATLPGALGVISGFNEDIAWGVTNATRDTRDWYKITFQDETRKAYRYGDKWRQTSFRIEEIKVKGEAVFLDTVVYTHYGPVVYDQSFNSMRQDVNFALKWNVHEGSNEQKTFLELNTAKNFQDYNSALDNFTAPAQNFVFASNSGDIAMRIQGKFPLKWKGQGKFFMDGADPKMEWQGYVPNEQNPSTLNPSRGFVSSANQHPTDSTYPYYVFDHSYEFYRNRRLNSRLQEMKAITVEDMQALQFDDYYLHAAEALPMMIDMLGDEFDSDSDAKRYVTLLKEWDLYADPNQKAPTLFYLWWRKTYNHIWTELSVYKSQVVLPSYYQTVKLIKNDPTDTLFDIKNTPTIESAETHVKEGFRNMLAEIKKWEAEEGDFSWADYKRTSIQHLVPQFKSFSVGNVYTGGGSGILNATSARHGASWRMVVELGAEINAFGIYPGGQSGNPGSKYYSNFVEKWANGEYLDFKLRTPGQEEGILFQTILK, encoded by the coding sequence ATGAAGCTTGTAGGATTTTTAATCACTTTAGCGCTGACCATAGTACTTGTGATAGCCGTTTCCCGCCCTTTTGGTGCTATTCCTCCATTAGCTCCCTTACTTGATCCCTATCACGGATTTTGGCAAAATTGCTACTCTGAAGACGAGATGGTCGAGGATGAACTTGGGCTTCATCACCTGAACAGCGAAGTGAAAGTGGTTTATGATGAAAATCTAATCCCCCATGTCTTTGCTGGTAACCAAGAGGATCTGTACCGGGCTCAAGGCTATATCACAGCTAAACATAGGTTATGGCAGATGGAGTTTCAGACCATGGCCGCTGCTGGTAGAATTTCCGAAATCGTTGGTCCGATCGCACTGGATCTGGACAGAATGACCCGGCGAAAAGGATTGGCTTTTGGTGCTGAAAAGGGGATGGAATTTATCAAAACCGATGATCCTGAATCGTACAAATTGCTAGAGGCGTATGCCGACGGGGTCAATCAATATATTGATCAGCTTTCTGAGGCTAGATTGCCCGTGGAATATAAAATTCTGGGCTATCGGCCCGAGCATTGGTCTGCTTATAAATCTATACTATTGTTGAAGTACATGACCGATATGTTGGTGGGGGACCGGGATCTTGAATATTCCAATCTACGGAAGATCCTTGGTGATGTGATGCTTCATAAACTATATCCGGAATATCCGGAAGGGGTAGATCCTATTATTGAACCGGGGCATAAGTGGGGATTTAAAGCCATGACAGTAAATCGCCCCGACAGTATCAGTTATCCTGATGATCTATTGTTAATTGATCCTTTGCCCCAGCCAGAAGAAGGTACTGGATCCAATAACTGGGCGGTTTCCGGATCTAAAACCAAAAATGGGCATCCTATTTTGGCAAACGATCCTCACCTTAGTTTAAATCTCCCATCCCTTTGGTATTCCATGCAGTTGACTACTCCAGACCACTCAGTGAAAGGAGCAACTCTTCCTGGCGCATTGGGAGTGATCTCTGGCTTCAATGAAGATATCGCATGGGGTGTGACCAATGCCACTAGGGATACGAGAGATTGGTATAAAATCACTTTTCAGGATGAGACTCGGAAGGCTTATCGCTATGGGGACAAATGGAGGCAGACTTCCTTCAGGATAGAGGAAATAAAAGTAAAGGGGGAAGCTGTCTTTCTTGATACTGTGGTTTATACCCATTACGGCCCGGTGGTTTATGACCAGAGCTTCAATTCTATGAGGCAAGATGTTAATTTTGCTCTCAAATGGAATGTGCATGAGGGATCTAATGAGCAAAAAACATTTCTTGAGCTGAATACCGCTAAAAATTTTCAGGATTATAATTCAGCGTTGGATAATTTCACCGCTCCTGCCCAGAATTTTGTTTTCGCTTCCAATAGCGGGGATATAGCCATGAGAATACAGGGGAAGTTTCCTTTGAAATGGAAGGGACAAGGCAAGTTCTTTATGGATGGAGCGGATCCGAAAATGGAATGGCAGGGATATGTCCCTAATGAACAAAATCCCAGTACCTTAAATCCTTCCCGGGGATTTGTCAGCTCAGCAAATCAGCATCCTACAGATTCTACCTATCCTTATTATGTATTTGACCACAGCTATGAGTTCTATAGAAACCGACGGCTAAATTCACGGCTCCAGGAAATGAAGGCGATCACAGTGGAGGATATGCAAGCCCTTCAGTTTGATGATTACTATCTGCATGCAGCAGAAGCTCTACCCATGATGATAGATATGCTGGGGGATGAGTTTGATTCTGATTCAGATGCAAAAAGATATGTCACTTTACTCAAGGAATGGGATCTATATGCTGATCCCAACCAAAAGGCCCCAACCTTGTTTTACCTTTGGTGGAGAAAAACATATAATCATATCTGGACGGAATTGTCTGTCTATAAATCTCAAGTAGTGCTTCCTAGCTATTATCAAACGGTAAAGCTGATAAAAAATGATCCAACTGATACCCTCTTCGACATCAAAAATACCCCAACTATAGAATCTGCAGAAACACATGTAAAAGAAGGGTTTAGGAATATGCTCGCCGAAATAAAAAAATGGGAAGCAGAGGAAGGAGATTTTTCTTGGGCTGACTACAAAAGAACTTCAATACAACACCTTGTTCCCCAATTTAAATCATTTTCCGTGGGGAATGTGTACACAGGAGGAGGATCCGGTATTTTGAATGCTACCAGTGCCAGGCATGGAGCCAGTTGGAGAATGGTGGTGGAATTAGGGGCTGAAATCAATGCTTTTGGGATATATCCTGGAGGACAATCCGGAAACCCCGGAAGTAAATATTACAGTAATTTCGTGGAAAAATGGGCAAATGGTGAATACCTGGATTTTAAATTAAGAACTCCCGGACAGGAAGAAGGAATCTTGTTTCAAACTATTCTAAAGTAA
- a CDS encoding DUF2911 domain-containing protein, with protein MKTYQTILSVAMASMALSSCGEPKVSESKDSEVASETMEVAGKAESRPSPLMVKEGEIGAKALKVQYGSPAVKGRVLWGDLVPYNVVWRTGANEASFVDLAQDMVVEGKQLPAGKYSLFTIPKESGNWIVIFNSEWDLEHGHFQYDEKNDVLRVEVSPEWESESQESLSMDIQDPGLVIRWEKLKLPININ; from the coding sequence ATGAAAACATACCAAACTATTTTGTCTGTCGCCATGGCTTCTATGGCGCTCAGTTCATGCGGTGAGCCTAAGGTTTCTGAATCCAAAGATTCAGAGGTAGCCTCTGAAACCATGGAAGTGGCAGGAAAGGCTGAATCCCGTCCTAGTCCGTTGATGGTAAAAGAGGGGGAGATTGGGGCTAAAGCCCTCAAGGTGCAATATGGTTCTCCTGCTGTAAAAGGCAGGGTGCTATGGGGAGATTTAGTTCCTTATAATGTAGTGTGGAGGACGGGAGCCAATGAAGCATCCTTTGTGGATCTGGCTCAAGACATGGTAGTGGAAGGAAAGCAACTTCCTGCTGGTAAGTATTCCCTGTTTACTATTCCAAAGGAATCAGGCAATTGGATCGTTATTTTCAATTCTGAATGGGATCTTGAGCATGGACATTTTCAGTATGATGAAAAGAATGATGTACTCAGGGTGGAAGTGAGCCCGGAATGGGAATCAGAAAGCCAAGAATCTCTTTCTATGGATATTCAAGATCCTGGATTAGTAATACGTTGGGAAAAGCTGAAATTACCCATCAATATCAATTAA
- a CDS encoding endonuclease/exonuclease/phosphatase family protein yields the protein MKVVTWLLFSATLILFASVYVSPEYFRYVGLLPFFIPVIILLNLFLLLILILSWRKLAILPLLALLIGYKFFLATFQIHPKNENAEGLKVFSYNAHMFYYNSKNENSPESNVLSWLQEQPADVMAFQEFYQDNTTPSRDALKILGKDSNYKVSYHITDGTPQKRSNGLAIFSKYPIVNDGKVFKAQGTNGAIFADILVGKDTIRIYNAHLESMRINSEGLENLDGVKENYRQTLGKLQRGSLARSKQLSILLEHMYNSPHPLILMGDLNEIPYSYTYFKLSEKYENAFENAGRGFGFTYNRILFFLRIDHIFSSPELRAVRFKTHREVDYSDHYPVSATFTWEGIHRE from the coding sequence ATGAAAGTCGTTACCTGGCTCCTCTTTTCCGCCACATTAATATTGTTTGCAAGTGTTTATGTTTCACCGGAATACTTCCGATATGTAGGATTACTTCCGTTTTTTATTCCGGTGATCATCCTGTTGAATCTTTTTTTACTGCTCATCCTCATATTATCGTGGAGGAAATTAGCCATTTTGCCATTATTGGCATTGTTGATCGGTTATAAATTTTTCCTGGCCACCTTCCAGATCCACCCTAAAAATGAAAATGCTGAAGGGCTGAAAGTTTTCTCCTACAATGCCCACATGTTCTATTACAACTCAAAGAACGAAAACTCCCCGGAATCAAATGTGCTCTCCTGGCTGCAAGAGCAACCGGCAGATGTCATGGCTTTTCAGGAATTCTACCAGGACAATACCACACCTTCAAGGGATGCTTTAAAAATCTTGGGCAAGGATTCAAATTATAAGGTTTCTTATCATATCACAGACGGAACCCCCCAAAAAAGGTCTAACGGCTTAGCGATTTTCTCCAAATATCCAATCGTGAATGATGGTAAGGTTTTCAAAGCCCAAGGCACCAACGGGGCAATTTTCGCAGATATACTAGTAGGCAAAGACACCATAAGGATTTACAATGCCCATCTGGAGTCTATGAGGATCAACTCGGAAGGATTGGAAAATCTGGATGGGGTCAAAGAAAACTACCGGCAAACCTTGGGTAAACTTCAACGGGGGAGTCTGGCGAGAAGTAAGCAGCTAAGCATATTGCTGGAGCATATGTATAACAGTCCCCATCCTTTGATACTGATGGGTGACCTGAATGAAATACCTTATTCTTATACCTATTTCAAATTGTCTGAAAAATATGAAAACGCCTTCGAAAATGCTGGAAGGGGGTTTGGATTTACCTATAACCGAATTTTGTTCTTTCTAAGAATTGATCACATCTTTTCTAGCCCCGAACTTAGAGCAGTACGTTTTAAAACCCATAGGGAGGTGGACTACTCAGACCATTATCCTGTATCGGCGACTTTCACTTGGGAGGGAATTCACCGCGAATAA
- a CDS encoding efflux RND transporter permease subunit: MLSIMLVIYRPIPQFNYDFETFFPQEDEDLDFYQNYRNQFENDNDYLLVALSNPDGDLYNPDFLQKANEVQSALQQLNQIDTVISILNLEQPIIGVFGVNYRKVLDWSDEKSLGEFAGQAEQFSSRLISKDENSLLLWIKNSQNISKDEGDILYGSIQGVFSRYQITPKAIAGKIQMQGDFVQLMQKEFGMFFGCSILIMLVLLIVIFRSWWAVCVPLLVLVIGVAWAFGLLVILGKPFDVMSVMQPTIFLIVGLSALIHFFSHLIKKLQNGVTKEIAIHEVFKELLVPVWLTMLTTSLGFVSLYFTSVPALQAFGWTTGLGILVMFVSVVCIAPGLLFLIPVKINPASQRFEKPDVLHRMFAWQLSHKRLIVFSFIGITAICVFMGSKIQINGYLLDNLPVDHPIQKDFAYFDQNYGGSNPLEISLVAGEEASSLLDYDVLLELEKVESKLFTLFGIGQPISPLTLVKSINQAQNQGSPEAFRMPSRGQHKRMDRWLDRALTNKADFKVISENRKSGRISGRAGDLGSLKMTQLRRQLDEYVEEHVNPSLLQVKWTGTAYLIDKGHRSVTLQMGRGLGIAFLLVAVIIGFLFRSWRISFILLIPNLIPLLWMLGLMYIMGIEFKLTTAILFTVAFGIAVDDSIHFMSRLKVELSSGKNLIYALKRTYLETGKALVLTTAVLVSGFGLLIFSQFGVTHFTGLLISASLIFALLADLALLPLLLLPLKRMWEKKSVNSTYSR, translated from the coding sequence GTGCTCAGTATAATGTTGGTGATTTATAGGCCGATCCCTCAGTTTAATTATGATTTTGAAACTTTTTTTCCGCAGGAAGATGAGGATCTTGATTTTTACCAGAACTACCGGAATCAGTTTGAAAATGATAATGACTACTTGCTCGTCGCATTGAGTAATCCTGATGGAGATCTCTATAATCCTGATTTTTTACAGAAAGCCAATGAGGTTCAATCAGCCCTGCAACAACTAAATCAAATAGATACAGTCATTTCTATCCTAAACTTGGAACAGCCGATAATCGGGGTCTTTGGAGTTAATTATCGAAAAGTTCTAGATTGGTCAGATGAAAAATCTCTTGGCGAATTTGCCGGACAGGCGGAGCAATTTAGCTCCCGCTTGATCTCAAAAGATGAAAATTCGCTTCTATTGTGGATTAAAAATAGCCAAAATATATCCAAAGATGAAGGGGATATATTATATGGTTCTATCCAGGGTGTGTTTTCCAGGTATCAAATTACACCTAAAGCAATTGCCGGTAAAATCCAGATGCAGGGTGATTTTGTGCAACTGATGCAAAAGGAATTTGGGATGTTTTTTGGCTGCTCTATCCTGATCATGTTGGTTCTTTTGATTGTGATTTTTAGATCATGGTGGGCAGTATGTGTTCCTTTACTCGTCCTTGTTATCGGTGTGGCATGGGCTTTTGGATTATTGGTTATTTTAGGAAAGCCCTTCGATGTGATGTCGGTGATGCAACCTACAATTTTCCTGATTGTAGGGCTGAGTGCCTTGATTCATTTTTTTAGCCATCTGATCAAAAAACTACAAAACGGAGTAACTAAAGAGATTGCAATTCACGAAGTTTTCAAAGAATTGCTTGTACCGGTTTGGCTGACCATGCTGACAACTTCTTTGGGTTTTGTTTCCCTTTATTTTACGAGTGTTCCTGCGCTTCAGGCTTTTGGATGGACCACGGGACTAGGCATTTTGGTCATGTTTGTTTCTGTTGTTTGCATTGCTCCGGGACTTTTGTTTTTGATTCCGGTCAAAATCAATCCTGCTTCCCAGAGGTTTGAAAAGCCAGATGTTTTGCATAGGATGTTCGCCTGGCAATTAAGCCATAAAAGGCTGATTGTTTTTTCATTCATTGGGATTACAGCTATATGTGTTTTCATGGGGTCTAAGATTCAGATTAATGGTTATTTGCTTGACAATCTTCCTGTTGATCATCCTATTCAGAAGGATTTCGCCTACTTTGATCAGAACTATGGCGGGTCTAATCCCCTTGAAATATCCCTAGTTGCAGGAGAAGAGGCTTCCTCACTTCTAGACTATGATGTGCTACTGGAGTTGGAAAAAGTAGAAAGTAAACTCTTTACTTTATTTGGTATTGGTCAACCGATTTCCCCATTGACGTTGGTTAAATCAATTAACCAAGCCCAGAATCAGGGTTCCCCAGAAGCCTTCCGAATGCCATCTAGAGGCCAGCACAAACGGATGGATCGCTGGCTGGACAGAGCCCTGACTAATAAAGCAGATTTCAAGGTGATCAGCGAGAATAGGAAGTCCGGTAGAATCAGCGGTAGAGCTGGAGACCTTGGTTCTCTGAAAATGACACAGCTCAGAAGACAACTAGATGAATATGTGGAAGAACATGTAAACCCAAGTCTGCTTCAGGTAAAATGGACTGGCACAGCCTATCTGATAGACAAGGGACATAGATCCGTCACATTGCAGATGGGAAGAGGGCTGGGAATAGCATTTTTATTGGTAGCAGTAATAATCGGATTTTTGTTCAGGTCCTGGCGCATCTCATTTATTCTATTGATTCCTAACCTGATCCCTCTTCTTTGGATGTTGGGTTTGATGTACATTATGGGGATAGAGTTCAAGTTGACTACTGCTATACTTTTTACTGTAGCGTTTGGTATAGCGGTGGATGACAGTATCCACTTTATGAGTAGGCTCAAAGTCGAACTTTCTTCAGGAAAGAACCTTATCTACGCCTTAAAACGAACCTATTTGGAAACAGGCAAGGCGCTCGTCCTAACTACTGCAGTGCTTGTTTCGGGGTTTGGCTTGTTGATATTCAGTCAATTTGGAGTTACACACTTTACAGGCTTATTGATTTCAGCTTCCTTGATTTTTGCTTTGCTAGCTGACTTGGCACTACTTCCTCTCTTGCTTTTGCCGCTTAAAAGGATGTGGGAAAAAAAGTCAGTAAATTCTACTTATTCGCGGTGA
- a CDS encoding thymidylate synthase produces the protein MKQYHDLMKKILDEGAVKGDRTGTGTRSIFGHQMRFDLSEGFPVVTTKKLHLRSIIIELLWFLKGDSNIQYLNDNKVSIWNEWADENGDLGPVYGYQWRHWPDGKGGEIDQIKNLIHQIKTKPDSRRHIVSAWNVADVDNMALPPCHTIFQFYVADGKLSCQLYQRSADVFLGVPFNIASYALFTMMIAQVCGLQPGEFIHTFGDAHLYSNHLEQAELQLSREIRELPTMKINPEVKDIFEFKYEDFELFNYDPHPHIKAAVAV, from the coding sequence ATGAAGCAATACCACGATTTGATGAAAAAAATCCTTGATGAAGGAGCTGTCAAAGGAGATAGAACCGGGACTGGAACCCGGAGTATTTTTGGCCATCAGATGCGTTTTGATCTTTCGGAGGGTTTTCCTGTAGTCACTACCAAAAAACTCCATCTGAGATCTATCATTATTGAGCTCTTGTGGTTTCTCAAAGGTGACTCAAACATTCAATACCTGAATGACAACAAAGTGTCTATCTGGAACGAATGGGCAGATGAAAACGGTGATCTGGGCCCTGTGTATGGTTACCAGTGGCGTCATTGGCCGGATGGAAAGGGAGGCGAAATCGATCAGATCAAAAACCTTATCCATCAGATCAAAACCAAGCCGGATAGCCGAAGGCATATTGTCAGTGCCTGGAACGTAGCGGATGTTGACAATATGGCTTTGCCTCCATGTCATACGATCTTCCAGTTTTATGTAGCCGATGGGAAATTGAGCTGCCAACTATACCAGCGTAGTGCGGATGTCTTTCTGGGCGTTCCATTTAATATTGCATCTTATGCCCTCTTCACCATGATGATAGCTCAAGTCTGCGGATTACAGCCGGGAGAATTTATCCATACTTTTGGAGATGCCCATTTGTATTCTAACCATCTGGAGCAAGCAGAACTGCAATTAAGCAGGGAAATAAGGGAATTGCCCACGATGAAAATCAATCCAGAGGTGAAGGATATTTTTGAATTTAAATACGAGGATTTTGAATTGTTCAATTATGATCCACACCCACATATCAAAGCAGCTGTAGCGGTATAA